The Helianthus annuus cultivar XRQ/B chromosome 16, HanXRQr2.0-SUNRISE, whole genome shotgun sequence genome includes a window with the following:
- the LOC110917324 gene encoding wall-associated receptor kinase 2 yields the protein MNFTRNIDLLLFLIMLAITHSTSQSTTAGDVITITKAVNVAKPGCQSQCGNVTIPYPFGIGPGCFLGEWFEITCNTSFNPPRTQIGRLQLLEFTDYTFRLANRVASQCYDPFGNITEDNPARTSVGEASPFSFSQKNQFTLIGCDDFALFLDPVIANFTSGCIALCSKPEEVVNGSCSGVGCCQTSIPKGLKYYYTSVDSMTNSNHTKIWSFDPCTYSFLGEKERFTFNGVSDFMDPNFRNRTMASVPMLVDWVVGNLSCSEARSAGVLACQANSECVDSDTGVPGYRCICNNGYQGQPYLEPGCQDINECEDPNNLCDGVCTNTPGNYTCSCQDGYVGDGLKRGRGCTKKNSEFPVIKFSLGMGFGFLAILIGITWLYFVFKKRNLVKLRQKFFQQNGGLLLKQRITNNEGNVDSTKVFTALELEKATNNYAEDRILGRGGYGIVYKGILTDHRVVAIKKSRVVDETQIELFINEVIILTKVNHRNVVKLLGCCLETEVPLLVYEYVSNGTLFNHIHGKGTMTWLSWENRLRVAAEAAGALSYLHSATSNPVIHRDVKSANILLDDNYITKMADFGASRLVPLDQTQVTTLVQGTLGYLDPEYFHTSQLTEKSDVYSFGVVLAELLTGKKPLCMEQTEEERNLASYFIMSLKEDHLFQILEPRVVREGTLEQLQQIGELVKRCLSLTADERPTMKEVANYLEGLRKFTQHPWVSRHGDEENANLLNAEGQETDLYEESINPYSSTDEISSGFTNNSGLMYPSNILR from the exons ATGAACTTCACAAGAAACATTGATTTACTTTTGTTCTTGATTATGCTAGCAATCACACACTCTACTTCTCAATCAACCACCGCTGGCGATGTGATCACCATCACAAAAGCCGTTAACGTAGCCAAACCCGGCTGCCAAAGCCAGTGTGGAAACGTAACTATTCCATACCCTTTTGGGATCGGTCCAGGTTGCTTTCTAGGCGAATGGTTCGAAATCACCTGCAACACTAGTTTTAATCCTCCGAGAACCCAAATTGGCCGTCTCCAACTCCTGGAATTCACTGATTACACTTTCCGGTTAGCCAACAGAGTTGCAAGCCAATGTTACGATCCATTCGGAAACATCACCGAAGACAATCCGGCCCGCACAAGTGTTGGCGAGGCATCACCTTTTTCATTTTCACAAAAGAATCAGTTCACCTTAATTGGGTGTGATGACTTCGCCTTATTCTTAGACCCTGTAATAGCAAACTTCACTAGTGGCTGCATTGCACTGTGTTCAAAACCTGAAGAAGTGGTCAATGGGTCATGTTCGGGTGTCGGGTGCTGCCAAACATCGATCCCAAAGGGACTCAAGTATTACTACACTTCTGTCGATAGTATGACAAATAGCAACCACACAAAAATCTGGTCTTTCGATCCTTGTACCTACTCGTTTTTGGGTGAGAAAGAACGGTTTACGTTTAATGGGGTGTCGGATTTTATGGACCCCAATTTCAGGAACCGGACCATGGCTAGTGTTCCTATGTTGGTTGATTGGGTGGTCGGGAACTTGAGCTGTAGCGAGGCTAGAAGTGCTGGTGTGTTGGCTTGTCAAGCGAATAGCGAGTGTGTTGATTCGGATACTGGAGTTCCAGGATATAGATGCATTTGCAATAATGGTTATCAGGGTCAGCCTTATCTAGAGCCAGGTTGCCAAG ACATCAATGAATGTGAGGATCCTAATAATCTTTGTGACGGGGTTTGTACGAATACGCCTGGCAATTATACGTGTAGTTGTCAAGATGGGTACGTTGGAGACGGCCTGAAAAGAGGGCGTGGTTGTACGAAGAAAAATTCAGAGTTTCCTGTTATAAAGTTCTCTTTAG GTATGGGGTTTGGTTTCTTGGCCATTTTAATAGGAATAACGTGGCTCTACTTTGTCTTCAAGAAAAGGAACCTTGTTAAGCTTAGACAGAAGTTTTTTCAACAAAACGGTGGCCTGCTACTCAAACAACGTATTACGAACAATGAAGGAAACGTCGATTCAACTAAGGTCTTCACCGCACTAGAGTTAGAAAAAGCCACCAACAATTATGCAGAAGACCGGATCTTGGGCCGTGGTGGTTACGGGATTGTATACAAAGGCATTCTGACTGATCATCGAGTCGTTGCAATAAAGAAATCACGAGTTGTGGATGAAACCCAAATCGAATTATTCATCAACGAAGTGATTATCTTGACAAAAGTTAACCATCGGAATGTGGTGAAGCTTTTGGGATGTTGTTTAGAGACTGAGGTTCCATTATTGGTATATGAGTATGTATCTAACGGAACTCTTTTTAATCATATTCATGGGAAAGGAACCATGACTTGGTTATCGTGGGAGAATCGTCTAAGAGTAGCAGCAGAAGCCGCTGGTGCACTTTCGTACCTTCATTCCGCTACATCAAACCCTGTGATCCATAGAGATGTGAAATCAGCGAACATTTTATTAGATGATAATTACATCACAAAGATGGCGGATTTTGGGGCTTCAAGATTAGTCCCACTCGATCAAACACAAGTGACCACGCTAGTTCAAGGAACATTAGGGTACTTAGATCCTGAGTACTTTCACACTAGTCAGTTAACAGAAAAGAGTGATGTTTACAGCTTTGGAGTGGTACTTGCTGAGCTTTTAACTGGGAAGAAGCCGTTGTGTATGGAACAGACAGAAGAAGAACGAAATTTAGCGAGTTATTTCATTATGTCTTTAAAAGAAGACCATTTGTTTCAGATTCTGGAACCTAGAGTTGTAAGGGAGGGTACCCTAGAACAACTTCAACAAATTGGCGAGCTTGTGAAAAGATGTCTTAGTCTCACGGCCGATGAGCGACCAACAATGAAAGAAGTGGCGAATTATCTTGAAGGGTTACGTAAGTTTACTCAACATCCATGGGTGAGCCGACATGGTGATGAAGAGAATGCAAACTTGTTAAATGCTGAGGGCCAAGAAACCGACCTTTATGAAGAATCGATAAACCCGTACTCAAGTACCGACGAAATTTCTTCTGGTTTTACTAACAATAGTGGTCTTATGTATCCTTCAAATATTCTCCGCTGA